The Dermacentor albipictus isolate Rhodes 1998 colony chromosome 2, USDA_Dalb.pri_finalv2, whole genome shotgun sequence genome has a segment encoding these proteins:
- the LOC139056446 gene encoding uncharacterized protein, producing the protein MGESALKSHQKGAKHRSKTAAGEGCSSVVASLVQAGNLTSAAPCKRETTATSSQAATLDEDCKKHDSVIEAEILWTMKVVSSHYSYSSSGSISQLFQKMFPDSEVARSFTCSEKKCAYVACHGLRPFFTSQVQQMMEKSDNFVVLFDETLNEYLQRKQLDVHVRLWNNCEVATRYLTSTFMGHSTADDLMQKLTETLASFPLSKIVQLSMDGPNVNWSLFNKLQQHMKNDFQVQCLDIGSCGLHTVHNAYKAGMHATSWPVDTFLSSLFSLFHDAPARREDFVEETRSKLFPLPFVPHRWVENMPVLERALAMWEHLRHYTEAVSEHRLPLPKCRAYENVSDFLKDQLALAKLNFSLNIAMVVQPFLTVFQSDSPKTFFLAKELETVLRSLLAKFMKRSVLTEATSITKLLRIDVHDTANYTSLEKVDIGRVAEKILKSGKASTKCVFEFRGECRKFIVNMILKIMERSPIRYPLVRGLSCFDPREMSKTEMCLGKLKVVLNCLIDSKLLSEHKSDIVCAQYIQFCQEKRHELQNYERDQECLDVLFVRLLKHDPAFSMLWEVLKVLLLLSHGQASVERGFSVNKQIAVENMAELSYISQRVICEAVKTHGGLLNVPLSKELKSSVRQARHRYALYMDEQKKQAVAQQVTLKRKELELELQSMQEKKTKLQKTLKCLQESADRFSEDAEAKNDLTCLVKANSFRRTAKKKEAEITALEREINAKIGLLS; encoded by the coding sequence ATGGGGGAATCTGCCTTGAAGAGCCACCAGAAAGGCGCGAAGCACCGATCCAAAACTGCAGCAGGTGAGGGCTGCTCATCCGTCGTCGCAAGTTTGGTGCAAGCGGGAAATCTGACGTCCGCGGCTCCTTGTAAGCGTGAAACCACGGCAACTTCCTCTCAGGCTGCGACACTTGACGAAGACTGCAAAAAGCATGATTCCGTGATCGAAGCCGAGATTTTGTGGACGATGAAAGTTGTGTCGTCACACTACTCCTACAGCTCCAGTGGATCCATTTCCCAGCTATTCCAAAAGATGTTTCCGGATAGCGAGGTCGCGAGAAGCTTCACTTGCTCTGAGAAAAAATGCGCGTATGTCGCGTGCCACGGTCTACGCCCATTTTTCACTTCGCAGGTACAACAAATGATGGAGAAGTCTGACAattttgttgtgctttttgaCGAAACCTTGAATGAATACCTGCAAAGAAAacaacttgatgttcacgtcagaTTGTGGAACAACTGTGAGGTGGCAACCAGATACCTGACTTCgacattcatgggtcacagcacAGCGGACGACCTTATGCAGAAGTTGACGGAAACACTCGCGTCTTTTCCCCTGAGCAAGATTGTGCAGCTCTCGATGGACGGCCCGAATGTCAACTGGAGTCTTTTCAACAAGTTGCAGCAGCACATGAAGAATGACTTTCAAGTTCAGTGCTTGGATATTGGTTCATGTGGCTTGCACACAGTGCATAATGCTTACAAAGCAGGAATGCATGCGACGAGCTGGCCAGTTGACACCTTTCTTTCGAGCTTATTCTCACTCTTCCATGATGCACCGGCCCGCCGTGAAGATTTTGTTGAAGAAACAAGGAGCAAGCTGTTTCCACTTCCTTTCGTACCCCACCGTTGGGTCGAGAACATGCCAGTACTGGAGAGAGCCCTGGCTATGTGGGAGCATTTGAGGCACTACACCGAAGCAGTGAGCGAGCATAGGCTACCCTTGCCGAAATGTAGAGCGTATGAGAACGTCAGTGATTTCCTAAAGGACCAGCTTGCACTTGCGAAACTGAACTTTTCCCTAAACATTGCAATGGTTGTGCAGCCTTTCTTGACTGTTTTTCAGAGTGATTCTCCAAAGACATTTTTTTTAGCGAAAGAGCTCGAAACTGTCTTGAGGAGCCTCCTTGCAAAGTTCATGAAGCGCTCGGTGTTGACAGAAGCCACGAGCATCACGAAACTGCTGCGAATTGATGTTCATGACACTGCCAATTACACGTCACTTGAGAAGGTGGACATTGGACGAGTGGCTGAGAAAATCTTAAAGAGCGGAAAAGCGAGTACCAAGTGTGTTTTTGAATTTAGGGGTGAGTGTCGGAAGTTCATTGTGAACATGATCCTGAAAATCATGGAGAGAAGTCCTATTAGGTACCCTCTGGTTCGAGGGTTGTCATGTTTCGACCCCAGGGAGATGTCAAAGACAGAAATGTGCCTTGGGAAGCTGAAAGTTGTTCTTAACTGTTTAATTGACAGCAAGCTTCTTTCTGAGCACAAGAGCGATATTGTGTGTGCACAGTACATTCAGTTCTGCCAAGAAAAACGGCATGAACTGCAAAACTATGAAAGAGACCAGGAATGCCTTGACGTTCTCTTCGTGCGCCTTTTGAAGCATGACCCGGCGTTCTCGATGTTGTGGGAAGTACTGAAGGTCCTTCTCTTGCTTAGCCATGGGCAGGCGTCAGTAGAAAGAGGTTTCAGTGTAAACAAGCAGATCGCGGTCGAAAATATGGCAGAGCTCTCGTATATCTCACAACGAGTCATCTGCGAGGCCGTGAAAACCCACGGTGGGCTGCTTAACGTTCCGCTGTCGAAAGAACTGAAGTCATCAGTGCGCCAAGCCAGGCATAGGTATGCGTTATACATGGACGAACAGAAGAAGCAAGCTGTAGCACAGCAGGTAACCTTGAAGAGAAAAGAACTCGAGCTAGAGCTACAGAGCATGCAAGAGAAGAAGACAAAGCTCCAAAAAACTCTTAAGTGCTTGCAGGAGTCAGCGGATCGCTTTTCAGAAGACGCCGAAGCAAAAAATGACCTGACTTGTCTTGTCAAGGCCAACAGTTTCCGTCGaacagccaaaaaaaaagaagcggagaTAACAGCTCTTGAAAGAGAAATTAATGCGAAAATAGGGCTCCTTTCCTAA